The sequence CTCACCCGCCTGCAGGCGCCGCCGCGCGCCCTCCAGCCAGGCCGGGCCGCGCGCACCGGCCGGCAGGGCCGCGACCACCCCAGCAGGCGGCGTGGCGGCGTGCAGCTCCGCGCTGCGGACGTTCAGGTCGCGCCGCAGCGCCCGCACCGCCCAGGTCTTCCCGGCACCCGGCGGGCCCACCACCCCCGCCACGAGCCCACCGCGCCGCACCGCGAGCCGCCGCAGCGCCGCCCGCAACCCCGCGAGATCCAGCTCGGTCACGGCCGGGCCGTCACCACCAGCGGCCCGCGCGGGCCTAGGGTCAGGCCCGGCAGCGGCGCCGCGTCACCCCGCACCGCCCGCAGCGGCGGCAGGGCCCCCAGCGCGTCCTGAATGAGCAGCTGCGCCAGGTGCATGCCCAAACACAGCCGCTCGCCCCCCCCGAACGGCAGGTACGCCCACGCCGGGGGTTTCGCCGCCCAGCGGCCCGGATCGAACTCGGCGGGATGGCCCCACACCGCCGGGTCCCGCCCCGACAGATACGGGGAGTACAGCGCCAGCGCCCCACGCGGCAGCCGTACGCCCCCCCAGTCCAGATCCCGGCTCAGGCGGCGGCTGCCCATCCAGCCCGGCGGGAACAGGCGCAGCACCTCCTTCAGCACCGCCGAATGATGTTCGGGCGCGTGCCACTGCGGGTGCCGCGCCAGGAACCACATGGCGTACGCCAGCGCGTGCGTGGTCGTATCGTGCGCGGCGGCCAGCGACACCCGCGTCTCCTCCAGTCCCCCGGGCAGTGGGGCCAGCACCGCCAGCAGGTCGTCGTGCCCGCGCTCCCTCAGCCGCGCGTGCGCGAGGCGGCGCACCTCCGCGTCCACCCGCGCGAACAGCAGCGGACGCGGAATCGCCGGGACCGGGAACGGGCGGCGCAGCGGCGCCAGGAACGCGTGCAGCAGCCCCTCATCGAACTCCCCGCTGAAATACGCGGCGTTCAGCAGCCGCAGCACCGCGCCATCCGCCCAGGCCAGCGCATCGAACGCCCTGTCCGGCACCCCCGGCAGCGCCGCCCGCGTCCGCGCCTGCAAGGCCAGCAGGTGCGCCCGCCCGAAGCCCGGATTCATCAGCGAGCGCCGCCCCGCGTGCCCCGGCGCGTCCGACAGGATCACCCCGCCCGACAGGTACGGCACGATCCGCGACAGGCTCCCCGCACTCCGGAACGTCCCCAGATCCGTCAGCACCGCCCGGTTCCACGCCGCTCCCACCCCCACCACCGCCGGGAGGCCCAGCCGCAACCGGAACACGTCCCCACCCGCCGCGCGCGCCCGCGCCGCGCCCTCCTCGATCAGCGGCAGCGGTCGCAGCGCCCAGTCCTGCAGGTGCCCGTTCCCCGGACGGGTCGGCGGCTCGGGCAGCGTGCTCAGAGCCCGAATGGCCACACCTCTGTCCCCTGCGGCACCTGCCGTCCGTCCAGATCGTCGAACTTCAGGCCCAGCAGTTGCCCGGCGCCGTTCCAGCCGCTCAGGACGCTGAGGGGCACGCCGCCGCCAGGGTGGACGGTGCCGCCCACCTGCACCAGATTCCGCGCGTGTGGCAGCTGCCAGCCGGGGCGGAGGCTGCCGGTCAGGCCGTGCGGGGCGCGGCCGTACAGCGCGCCGCCCTTCGCGGTGCGGGCGTACTCCGTCGGGGACAGC comes from Deinococcus radiotolerans and encodes:
- a CDS encoding cytochrome P450, which produces MRALSTLPEPPTRPGNGHLQDWALRPLPLIEEGAARARAAGGDVFRLRLGLPAVVGVGAAWNRAVLTDLGTFRSAGSLSRIVPYLSGGVILSDAPGHAGRRSLMNPGFGRAHLLALQARTRAALPGVPDRAFDALAWADGAVLRLLNAAYFSGEFDEGLLHAFLAPLRRPFPVPAIPRPLLFARVDAEVRRLAHARLRERGHDDLLAVLAPLPGGLEETRVSLAAAHDTTTHALAYAMWFLARHPQWHAPEHHSAVLKEVLRLFPPGWMGSRRLSRDLDWGGVRLPRGALALYSPYLSGRDPAVWGHPAEFDPGRWAAKPPAWAYLPFGGGERLCLGMHLAQLLIQDALGALPPLRAVRGDAAPLPGLTLGPRGPLVVTARP